The Arachidicoccus terrestris genome includes the window CTTACACTCTCAGTAGTAGCCGTCTTTGCAAGTTGTAAAGGCGATGGGGCAAAAGAAAAAAAAGAAGCACCTGTTAAGGACAGTGTCCCCACAGTTTTGGCACCTGGATCTTCTATTAAACTCGATCCGGCAAAAAAATATATTTTCCTTACCTGGGATGATGGCCCTCAGCCTCCCGGAACCATTAATTGCGAGGAGATATTCAGAGAGGAAGGAGTAAAGGCGACCTTTTTTATGGTAGGGTTGCATCAGTTCAGCGCGTCAAGAGCAAGAATTGTGGACACCATCCGTAACAGCTATCCGCAATTTCTCCTGGCGAACCACAGCCATTCTCATGGCTTCAGAGATCATTACCGAGAGTTTTACTCCCATCCCGATAGTGCAATGCAGGATATTTATACAGCTGAAAAAGAGTTGAAAGTACCGGTAAAAATTGTCCGCCTTCCTGGCATGAACTCTTGGGTTGAGAATGGTAAGATACAGGGACCGAACTCCTCACTGGAAGTATGTAAAAGACTGGGAAGTGCAGGTTATAATGCAGTTGGCTGGGATGTAGAGTGGCGTTTTGGAAGACACTCTGTTCCCGTTCAGGGCGCTGAACAAATGGCTCATGAAGTCGAAGAAAAGTTTGCCAACGGAACGACTTATGCTGCCAACGCAGTGGTTATTCTGGCACACGATCGAATGTTCCGGGATCAATATAAGGACAGCCTGCGTAAGTTTGTCCAGATACTGAAACAGAATCCGGATTATGTATTTGAGACTATTGATCATTACCCGCTGATCCAAAAGGGTAAGTAATTGTATGCTTCAACCCCTGAGTAAGATTTAACAACGACCGGGAAAATCATATATAAAGGCATATGCTCTAAACAAATAGAAGGCATATGCCTTTTCTTTATACAGCTGCTTCTGACCCGGCGGTTTATGGAAGACGTCATTGCCGCCCTTGGCATTTAGAATCCGGTGTCTATTGCTTATGGATGAATATCTCCTCTTTTATCATCTTCGAATTGTGCTTCCAGTTCTATGCTTTTATGTAGTTTTGCACATTTATGGAAACTAAACGAAACTTTAATGTAATGATTACTACCTATCAGATTTCAGTTTTTAATTACCTGTAACATTATATATTGTAAATACTTAATTACCATGTAATTATATGTATCTGTATTAAATTGTCATATATACACATATCGAAAGATAAAATAACAAATAATTCATAAATTGATCCTCCAAATTGCGGATTGCGTATCACCATATCTGACGGGTGTAATAAGTATCTTCGATTAAGCTTATTTTATACTAATAAGTATTTGATATACAATATATTTTTTAATTCTATCTCCCTGAAATTAAATTATACAAGCTCGCAGGGCAGTTCCCTACACCTTCACCCATTTACAATTGGTTCCGTTTAGTAAAATTTTAATAAAAGCTTACGTAATATAACCTAAAAGTAATAATAAGTTAAGGCTATATTAATAATAATTAAATTTTTTTGTAAAATTTTTCGAAATACGACACATATATTGTTATATTTGTTTTTCGATGCTTTCGATTTGTTATTTTTTTAATCAAAATTCGACTACTATGAGTCAAAGGTGTTTTCGATTTCTCCGGGCTATAGGCTTCTTCCTAATTTTTATTGTTTGCACATTGAACAGCAGTAAAGGGCAGGTTTTGTTTACACACAATGACAGCGCTAAAAGTGATTTTGACAGCACAGTCTGGCTAAAATATTATAAACTGAGTGCAAGGGATACTGTCGGCTTTTTTCCCAATAACGAACTTTATCTCTTAGAAGGGGGCGCATCCTCTAAAGTTGATATGCGCGCGTTAGGCGCTGTACCCTACAGTGATATCAATCAAATGCTGGACGGGCGCGCAACGGGTATCAGCGTAATGATCCCCACAGCAGAACAAGGCAAACGCAACGGGGCACTGATAAGGGGATATTCCAACCTGTTATTAAATAACGGGGATGTGATGACTGCCCAACCCACTTATTTATTGAATGGAGTTCCAATTTTACTTGACCATCCTTTTGCTTTTGATATACAGCGCTTTGATAATAACAGACTAGGAACGGAAAATAATTTGTTATCCTTAATCAATCAACAGGATATTAAAAGTATTACAGTACTAAAAGATTTTGAAGCCACCGCTAAATACGGCCCATTGGCCGCTGCGGGTGTTGTTAATATCGAAACCTATGGACCTCGTTCCGGCTCATTGCAAGTAGACGTAAATGCGCACATGTCTTATTCCCAGGCGCCGGATATCCAGACGGTCGGCGGTGCCTATGTAAGAGATTTTTTAAACCCCTTCTATGAGAAATATGCCGGAATTCAGCAGTTGCAGAATTTTCCGGCTTATCTGGCGGACTCAGCCAGGTCCGAATATTATGGTCCGTCAAACTGGGACGATCTGTATTTTAAAGATAGCTGGAGCGATGGGATACAGGCGGCCATTTCAGGCGGATCCAGGCTCGCCAACTTCCGGTTTTCTGTAGGGCAGACTTCATATCAGGGCGTCAGAGACGCAACAGGGTTCAATCGCTACACAGTAAACTTTGGCATTAATATTATGCCCCTCCATAATCTGCTTATCACAACTTATTTGTCTGGCGCGACAATGGGGCGAAAAAGAAACCGTTTCATTCGGGACCGGATTGTAGATGAGGATTATGTATTGAACCTGGAAGCCCCGCCTTCGCCCAACAGTAGTTATCTCAGCAATTATTATTTTAATTTAAACCAGTCCATCGACAATAACAGAAACAATAGCATTAATGTCCTGGCCAACGTGCAATACAGCTTTAGCAACAGTATAAGAGTGAATTCTCGTATGGGGATCAATTATATACAAAATTTCCGGGATCTTTTTATTCCCTCAACAGTCAATGACGGCAATAATTTTTCTTCCAATTTTGACGGCTTCAATAAGGCGATCGTCTGGGACAATTCTGTGAACTTCGATAAGATCTATAAGAATAGGCATCACTTGACAGCCGCCTTGGGTATGTATACAGAATGGGACAAATGGGATTACAAGTATGGCAAAGCTTACAAAGGTAAAAGTGATTATATAAAAATCTACCAGCCGGGTGATGATGACAATCATGAAAGCACTTCAAATAATTTTCGACTAACCGCTAATGCCATAGATCGCATACAATCGAATCTGGCATCACTGTATGGCAATTTCAAGTACAGCTATGACAGTAAATACGAAGTTGGGGTGTATCTGAGACGCGACGGCAGTTCGAATATTCCCGCGGCAAACCGTTGGCTACTCTCTCCGACGGTCAGTGCTGCCTGGGTATTGTCAAATGAAGACTGGCTCAAAAGCGCTGCACTTTCTTTATTAAAACTTCGGGCCAGTATGGGAAGAGTCGGTAAATTATTAGCCTATGACTATTATAAAGCAGGGCCGATTTACGATGTGGAGATAGGCTGGAATGGCAATCCCAACCTTTCTACATATAATGCCTTTCCCGTATTGAACGGCTCTTATGAATTGGGGTATGTTTCCCGGGACATTGAATGGCCTTATGTTGATCAGTTGAATGTCGGTGCAGATATCGGCTTTTTAGAAGACCGGCTGAACATTTCTCTGGATTTTTATAATAAGTCATTTAAGAACTTACTGCTAAAAATGCCCGTGATGGAGGAGAAAGGTTATACCGGTGTCGTCAAAAATGGCCTTCAGATAGATAATAAGGGGGTCGAAATTACGATTGATGCCAAGATCATTGACCAGCGTCATTTTGCCTGGCAGTCCACCTTTGGAGCTTCTTCCAATAAAAATAAACTGGGTGCATTACCCAATCATTACCGGGAAATCATTATCGGTGATCGCTATTTTAAAGTCGGGCAGCCTGTGGATGCCTATTGGTTGTTGCAAAACAAAGGTATTTATGCAGAGGAAGGTGAAGTCCCAGTAGATCCGAAGACGCATCAGAAACTATCTTATCAGGGCTTACCTATTCA containing:
- a CDS encoding polysaccharide deacetylase family protein; this encodes MVMSHLLAKAALTLSVVAVFASCKGDGAKEKKEAPVKDSVPTVLAPGSSIKLDPAKKYIFLTWDDGPQPPGTINCEEIFREEGVKATFFMVGLHQFSASRARIVDTIRNSYPQFLLANHSHSHGFRDHYREFYSHPDSAMQDIYTAEKELKVPVKIVRLPGMNSWVENGKIQGPNSSLEVCKRLGSAGYNAVGWDVEWRFGRHSVPVQGAEQMAHEVEEKFANGTTYAANAVVILAHDRMFRDQYKDSLRKFVQILKQNPDYVFETIDHYPLIQKGK
- a CDS encoding SusC/RagA family TonB-linked outer membrane protein; the protein is MNSSKGQVLFTHNDSAKSDFDSTVWLKYYKLSARDTVGFFPNNELYLLEGGASSKVDMRALGAVPYSDINQMLDGRATGISVMIPTAEQGKRNGALIRGYSNLLLNNGDVMTAQPTYLLNGVPILLDHPFAFDIQRFDNNRLGTENNLLSLINQQDIKSITVLKDFEATAKYGPLAAAGVVNIETYGPRSGSLQVDVNAHMSYSQAPDIQTVGGAYVRDFLNPFYEKYAGIQQLQNFPAYLADSARSEYYGPSNWDDLYFKDSWSDGIQAAISGGSRLANFRFSVGQTSYQGVRDATGFNRYTVNFGINIMPLHNLLITTYLSGATMGRKRNRFIRDRIVDEDYVLNLEAPPSPNSSYLSNYYFNLNQSIDNNRNNSINVLANVQYSFSNSIRVNSRMGINYIQNFRDLFIPSTVNDGNNFSSNFDGFNKAIVWDNSVNFDKIYKNRHHLTAALGMYTEWDKWDYKYGKAYKGKSDYIKIYQPGDDDNHESTSNNFRLTANAIDRIQSNLASLYGNFKYSYDSKYEVGVYLRRDGSSNIPAANRWLLSPTVSAAWVLSNEDWLKSAALSLLKLRASMGRVGKLLAYDYYKAGPIYDVEIGWNGNPNLSTYNAFPVLNGSYELGYVSRDIEWPYVDQLNVGADIGFLEDRLNISLDFYNKSFKNLLLKMPVMEEKGYTGVVKNGLQIDNKGVEITIDAKIIDQRHFAWQSTFGASSNKNKLGALPNHYREIIIGDRYFKVGQPVDAYWLLQNKGIYAEEGEVPVDPKTHQKLSYQGLPIHAGDPKWIDTNGDYVIDDHDRALKGSPSPDIFGSFSNRLRYKKISLEFLFKYSFGAELMDEAQASAFDFANRDGSDNLEGVKEINFWQVHKGNYGEIPLYNPWSTVNPYQVNQDLFLKDASFIKLKTVTLTYQFSPKALQKLAIKNLDVYVTAQNLWMWSPYKGGDPEAVSYFGYTNGYYNWSYPKTFTLGFNLKF